Genomic DNA from Mycolicibacterium helvum:
ACCGCACCGGCCAGCGCTGCCCACGCAGGTGACAATCCGAGGAACGATGTCACCGCGAACCCGACCAGCGTCAGCCCAAGCACGACGAGAACGAACACCGGCCGTTCCGCCGCCGGGGGCGGGGTTTCGGCCCGCACGTCGGTGAGGTCGCGCCGAAACACCAGTCGCAGCACCAGGTATTCGACCGCGACCGCGGCCACCCACGGTGCGGCCATCAACACGCTGAACCGGGTGAACGACAGCCCGGCGGCGCTGAACGCCAGAAGATTGGTCAGGTTGGACACCGGCAGCAGCAACGAGGCGGAGTTGGACAGGTGCGCGGTGGCGTACAGATGCGGGCGGGCCGGCACCCGCATCGTCCGCGCGGTGGCCAGTACCACCGGGGTCAGCAGCACGACCGTCGCGTCCAGACTCAGGATCGCCGTCGTCGCGGCCGCGATCAGGAACACCTGACCGAGTAAGCGGCGCGGTTTACCGTTGCTGCCCCGGGCCATCCATGTGCCCGCCGCCTGGAACAGTCCCTCGTCGTCGCAGAGGCGGGCCAGCACCAGCACCGCGGCCAGGAACCCGACCACCGGAAGCATCCGGGTCACTTCGGCAATCGCGTCAGCGTTGGACACCGCACCGACGCCGACGACCACGGCGGCCGCCGGAACGGCGATCACCGCCTCCGACCAGCCCGCTGGCCGGACGACCGCGGAGACCAGCACGACCGCCAATGCGACCAGAGCGACGATTAGCACGAGGCGATCAGATCCACGGGTCGGCGCGTTGCCACACCGTCGGCAGGTGCAGGCCGACCCCGTCGCGCTCGCCCAGCCTCGACAACACGCGCATCGACACGTCGAGGTCGTCGCCCGCATACGGCAGCGCAACCATCGGTTCGGTGAGCGGGCGGAAGAAGTCGTCCCAGTGGATGAGCACCACCTGGCGCGCGCCGACGGCGGCCACCGTCTGCTCCCAGTAGTGCTCGATGTAGTCCTGCGGCTGTACACCGAGCTGACCGATGCCGAGGTAGACGATGTCGGCCCGGCTGCCATCGAGGGCGCCGGGCAGGAAGCCCGCACTGCCCTGGATCAACAGCCGGCGATCACTGGGGGTGTGCTGGATCAGCGTCGACCATGCCTCACCACAGCGGAATGCCGAGGCCTTCACCGGGGGGACGACCGGTGCGGTGATCGAGCCGGGGAAGCGGTCAGGCGGGCAGTGGTGCGATTCGATCAGCGTCACGCCGAACGGCCCCAGCGTCAGCTCCTCACCCGAGGTTACGACGACGATCTGGTCAGACGAAAGTCCTTGGCCGCGAGCGATGTTGGCAGCCGACTCGCCGCCGATCAGCCGCGCTCCGGTGCGGGCGGCGACAAGCGGAGAGTCCATGGCGTGGTCGTAATGGGTGTGCACCGGTAGCACCGCGGCGAGCCGGTTGATCTTGGCCCGGTTCAGGCAGTAGTCGATGCGCGATTCCGACGGGGTCAACCGCCGCAGCCCGACGTCGAGCAGTGTGGGGCGGGAGAAGAAGCCGTCGGTCAGCAGCGCCGAGGTGCCGTCGTCGACCAGCAGTGTCGATACTCCGAGCCAGGTGAT
This window encodes:
- a CDS encoding SLC13 family permease, with the translated sequence MLIVALVALAVVLVSAVVRPAGWSEAVIAVPAAAVVVGVGAVSNADAIAEVTRMLPVVGFLAAVLVLARLCDDEGLFQAAGTWMARGSNGKPRRLLGQVFLIAAATTAILSLDATVVLLTPVVLATARTMRVPARPHLYATAHLSNSASLLLPVSNLTNLLAFSAAGLSFTRFSVLMAAPWVAAVAVEYLVLRLVFRRDLTDVRAETPPPAAERPVFVLVVLGLTLVGFAVTSFLGLSPAWAALAGAVVLGVRSLVRRRSTIGVITRSLHLPFLLFVLALAVVVKAVMVNGLDHAAADVLPAGGGLAALLGIAAVAALLSNLVNNLPAVLVLLPLVAGSGPAAVLAVLIGVNIGPNLTYVGSLSNLLWRRVLLGQGEPTSAREFTWLGALTVPACLVVAVVALWAGVELIGV
- a CDS encoding MBL fold metallo-hydrolase, encoding MRLKFGRPDIANYRNHFDLPDADQDTALSITWLGVSTLLVDDGTSALLTDGFFSRPTLLDVGLRRLTPSESRIDYCLNRAKINRLAAVLPVHTHYDHAMDSPLVAARTGARLIGGESAANIARGQGLSSDQIVVVTSGEELTLGPFGVTLIESHHCPPDRFPGSITAPVVPPVKASAFRCGEAWSTLIQHTPSDRRLLIQGSAGFLPGALDGSRADIVYLGIGQLGVQPQDYIEHYWEQTVAAVGARQVVLIHWDDFFRPLTEPMVALPYAGDDLDVSMRVLSRLGERDGVGLHLPTVWQRADPWI